A part of Bacteroidia bacterium genomic DNA contains:
- a CDS encoding pitrilysin family protein — translation MDTHIFELPNGLRIVYKFVPYTRAVHCGFIINSGSRDDGEGEIGMAHFIEHMIFKGTTKRKTFHILNYLESVGGDVNAYTTKEKTCLYASIVAEYFERATELLTDITFHSTFPEKEIVKEKQIIAEEIDMYRNAPDEAIFEDFDEQIFPKHSLGHPILGTKDSINSFTQQGVIDHLGRTFISGQIVFSIVGSVSLQEVKKITDKYLRPLVLPTGTISRVQPTIPQAGNQEVAIITDQAHEIIGGRAYAFNKGLYYPFLLLNNLLGGPAMNSRLNLNIREKHGLTYSISSFYSPYVDSGMWGIYYACETGNLNRIRKLVYQELKSLYESPLGAVRLSQAKKQLVGQMTLGYENLLNQMLGQAKDLLDFGEITSFNQYIADIESVTAAQIQQASEEMFRESTLATITYKTA, via the coding sequence ATGGATACACATATTTTTGAACTTCCTAACGGCCTCCGTATTGTATATAAGTTCGTCCCTTATACAAGGGCCGTACATTGCGGGTTTATCATCAATTCTGGCAGCCGTGATGACGGTGAAGGTGAAATAGGCATGGCCCATTTTATCGAACACATGATCTTCAAAGGCACAACCAAAAGGAAAACGTTCCATATTCTCAATTATTTGGAATCAGTTGGCGGTGATGTCAATGCTTATACAACTAAAGAAAAGACCTGCCTGTATGCCTCTATAGTTGCAGAGTACTTTGAGCGTGCTACTGAACTTCTCACCGATATCACTTTTCATTCTACATTTCCTGAAAAAGAAATAGTGAAGGAAAAACAGATCATTGCTGAGGAAATTGATATGTACCGAAATGCGCCTGATGAGGCGATATTTGAAGATTTTGACGAACAGATATTCCCCAAACATAGCCTTGGCCATCCGATTCTGGGTACCAAAGACAGCATTAATTCTTTTACCCAGCAAGGCGTCATTGACCATCTCGGAAGAACTTTCATATCCGGACAGATTGTTTTCAGCATAGTTGGGAGTGTATCCCTTCAGGAGGTTAAAAAAATAACAGACAAATACTTACGCCCACTCGTTCTCCCTACCGGTACCATTTCGCGGGTTCAGCCAACTATCCCTCAGGCAGGTAATCAGGAAGTGGCTATAATCACCGATCAGGCGCATGAAATTATCGGAGGCAGAGCCTATGCATTCAATAAAGGCCTCTATTACCCTTTCCTTCTTCTCAACAACCTGCTGGGAGGGCCGGCAATGAACTCCAGGCTCAATCTCAATATCAGAGAAAAACACGGACTGACTTACAGCATCAGTTCTTTTTATTCGCCCTACGTGGATAGCGGTATGTGGGGCATTTATTACGCTTGCGAAACAGGAAATCTCAATCGCATTCGCAAACTTGTATATCAGGAGCTCAAATCTCTATACGAATCGCCCCTGGGGGCTGTCAGGCTCAGCCAGGCAAAAAAACAACTGGTTGGCCAAATGACGCTGGGATATGAAAACCTGCTCAACCAAATGCTCGGTCAGGCAAAAGATTTATTGGACTTCGGTGAAATAACCTCCTTCAACCAGTATATCGCCGATATAGAATCGGTAACCGCCGCTCAGATTCAGCAGGCCTCGGAAGAAATGTTCAGGGAAAGTACACTGGCAACCATTACCTACAAAACCGCATAA
- the sbcD gene encoding exonuclease subunit SbcD: protein MKILHTADWHLGKRLDHFSRLEEQREVMDEICEIADRENVDAIIIAGDLFDQINPSVEAIELLYKSLKKLAKDGNRPVIGIAGNHDSPDRIEAPVPLARECGIILTGYPNSLIAPFSLDSGLEVTRSEEGFVEVKIPGNPFPLRLILTPYANEMRLKKFLGTENQETELRTVLQTNWRQLAEKYFDDQGVNMLMAHLFLINKSGERPEEPEDEKPILTIGGAQEIFTDNLPPLVQYVALGHLHRPQIIEHKGCPVVYAGSPLAYSMSEAGQQKYVFIADAEPGKRVMLEKIPLTAGKPLHRKTFHSAEEAIEWLAINPKALVELTLVSDQFLTSVERKLIMESHQGIVSIIPKIDNPETTQFQGIDIDLSRDISELFTDYFRYKQGQEPNDRILDLLKEVLAEDEE, encoded by the coding sequence ATGAAAATACTTCATACCGCCGACTGGCATTTAGGCAAAAGACTCGACCATTTTTCCAGACTGGAAGAACAACGCGAAGTCATGGACGAAATCTGTGAAATCGCAGATCGCGAAAATGTGGATGCAATCATCATTGCGGGTGATTTATTTGACCAGATCAACCCTTCCGTTGAAGCTATTGAGCTTCTTTACAAATCGCTCAAAAAACTCGCCAAAGACGGTAATAGGCCTGTTATAGGCATTGCGGGAAATCACGACTCGCCAGACCGAATCGAAGCGCCTGTACCCCTCGCAAGAGAATGTGGCATTATCCTGACTGGTTACCCCAACAGCCTTATCGCTCCTTTTTCCCTTGATTCCGGCCTCGAAGTCACCCGGTCGGAGGAGGGATTTGTCGAGGTGAAAATTCCCGGCAACCCCTTTCCGCTTCGCCTGATCCTGACGCCCTACGCCAATGAGATGCGGCTGAAAAAGTTCCTCGGAACTGAAAATCAGGAAACGGAACTTCGGACAGTTTTACAGACAAACTGGCGACAACTTGCAGAAAAATATTTTGACGATCAGGGCGTAAATATGCTCATGGCCCATCTTTTTCTCATCAATAAATCAGGAGAACGGCCCGAAGAACCCGAAGACGAAAAACCCATCCTCACCATCGGTGGAGCACAGGAAATTTTTACTGACAATCTCCCGCCCCTGGTTCAGTACGTGGCGCTTGGACACCTCCACCGGCCTCAGATTATCGAACACAAAGGCTGCCCGGTAGTCTACGCCGGGAGTCCGCTGGCATACAGCATGAGTGAAGCAGGACAGCAAAAATATGTGTTCATCGCAGATGCCGAACCGGGAAAGAGAGTCATGTTGGAAAAAATTCCGCTTACGGCAGGTAAACCCCTTCATCGCAAAACCTTCCACTCCGCAGAGGAAGCCATCGAATGGCTGGCAATAAATCCCAAAGCGCTGGTTGAGCTTACGCTGGTCTCCGACCAGTTTCTTACTTCGGTGGAACGCAAATTAATCATGGAATCACATCAGGGAATCGTTTCCATTATTCCCAAAATCGACAATCCGGAAACTACCCAGTTTCAGGGAATTGACATCGATCTTTCCAGAGATATCAGCGAACTTTTTACCGATTATTTCCGCTACAAACAAGGGCAGGAGCCCAATGACAGGATACTTGATTTGCTGAAAGAAGTACTTGCAGAGGACGAAGAATGA